GATCAAAAACGCCTGATGGCGCTCGACTCGACGAAGGGGCTCCTCGGTACGGTGGGCGCGGAAAGAAGGCTGTATTTCACGGCCGATCAGCAACAGATGCCCATCGGTTATCTGCTCGAATCGGGGGCCCCCGTACTCATCCAGGGCTTCTCGGGCTTTCTCGGGGCGCCGCTCTTTTCCACCGGCAAGCTAATCGGCGCGCTTCTGGCGGGCTACCGGAATCCGGAGGCCGAGGTAGGAGACAACGAGAAGATCCTGATGGCTTCCCTGGCGAGGCAGCTGAGCATCACCATGGAAAATGCCTTGCTATCAGAGGTTGCCTCCGTGGACGCTCTCACCAACCTGTACAGCCGCGGATTTTTCGAGACGCGGCTTGAGGAAGAAATCGGCCGGGCAAAAAGACACGGCCATGAGATGGTGCTCTGCATGATGGATGTCGATCATTTCAAGTCGATCAACGACACCTATGGGCACACCGTTGGCGATCATGTACTGCGGGGGGTTTCCCACTCCCTCCGCGCTTCAATCCGCAACTCGGATATCGCCGCCCGCTACGGCGGCGAGGAGATGGCTGTCGTTCTGCCGGAAACGGGCAAGGGGG
This DNA window, taken from bacterium, encodes the following:
- a CDS encoding diguanylate cyclase, coding for MADHGFAMHRVFSYLDKPIDNETLLAYARRAINFRDLFRENQRLAINLRRYDDELSLRNRELWAISRVAAITNDKDDFISQVDEALTVVCESLRADAALIYHAPISNGEMVMRSQIGLSEEDQKRLMALDSTKGLLGTVGAERRLYFTADQQQMPIGYLLESGAPVLIQGFSGFLGAPLFSTGKLIGALLAGYRNPEAEVGDNEKILMASLARQLSITMENALLSEVASVDALTNLYSRGFFETRLEEEIGRAKRHGHEMVLCMMDVDHFKSINDTYGHTVGDHVLRGVSHSLRASIRNSDIAARYGGEEMAVVLPETGKGGGQVVAEKIRRTIEEMKIPVSGSDEEDGALGVTLSIGMACFPVHGKSPEDMIKIADEALYRAKDKGRNQVVAV